The genomic segment CCGGAAATGCCTTTGGTGGCGGATTACAAAACACGGTGCTAGAGCAAATCGCGTTTCGGTAGAAACGTGATTTTGCTTAGGTCCTCTTATGTGGACGCGTCTTCATGGCGCTCGACGATTCCGTCGAGCTGTGAAACGCTATGAGAAGGGTTTTAAGCATTAGCCGTGGGGGCGGCAGGGGGATTCATGCAGTTCTTATTACGACTGAGTCGCGGCATTGACGCACTCAACGAGCGGGTCGGTTACCTCTGCGATTATCTTGTCCTCATCGTTTGTTTCATCAGCGGCGGCAATGCGCTCATGCGCTACACGTTCAGCTATAGCTCGAACGCCTTCCTCGAAATCCAATGGTATCTGTTTGGCGCCATCGTCCTGCTCGGCGCCTCCTATACGCTCAAGCGCAACGAACATGTGCGCGTCGACGTGCTCTACGCCAATCTGTCGGAACGCGGCCGCCTGATCATCGATGCTGTCGGCTTCCTCTGTTTCATGCTGCCGGTGATGATCTTTCTCATCTATCTCAGCCTTCCGGTTTTCCTGCGCTCCTTCGCCAATGGGGAACTGTCGCAAAATGCCGGCGGCCTCACGCTTTGGCCGGCGAAACTGCTGCTGCCGCTTGGCTTCTTCCTTTTGTCGTTGCAAGGCGTTTCGGAGCTGATCAAGCGCTGCGCCGCCCTGATGGGCTTAATCGAACTTGAAACGAAATACGAGAAACCCCTGCAATAAAAGGGTTTCCATAGAGGGTACGGGCTGAGGGGCTAGCACATGTTTTCTCACGGCGTCATGCCGCCACTGATGTTCGCCGGAATGATCTGTTTCATGGTCATCGGCTTTCCCGTCGCCTTCTCGCTCGGCGCGGTCGGCATGTTCTTTGGCCTCATCGGCATTCTCACCGGCCATTTCGATGCCAGTTTCCTGCAAGCGCTGCCGTTGCGCGTCTATGGCATCATCAGCAACGAACTGCTGTTGGCCATTCCATTCTTCACCTTCATGGGCGCGTTGCTCGAACGCTGCGGCCTTGCCGAGGATCTGCTTGAAGGCACCGGCCAGCTCTTTGGCCCGATGCCCGGCGGCCTCGCTGTCGCGGTCATTCTCGTCGGCGCGATCCTGGGCGCGATCACCGGCACGGTCGCCGCCTCCGTCATCGCCATGGGCGTGATCTCGCTGCCGGTGATGATGCGCTATGGCTACGATATGAAGCTAACCACGGGCGTCATCGCGGCGTCCGGGACGATCACCCAGCTCATACCACCCTCCCTGGTGCTGGTGGTGCTGGCCGACCAGCTCGGCAAATCGGTCGGCGACATGTATCTGGGCGCCATCGGCCCCTCGATCCTGCAGGTGTCGATCTTCCTCCTCTATATTCTGGCACTGGCGATCCTGCGCCCCAATGCCATGCCGCCGATCCCGCCGGAAGCGCGCCAGCCGTTCGGCTGGAAGCTGTTGCGCCGCGTGCTGTGGGGCATGATTCCCTCGATCGTCCTGATCTTCCTGGTGCTCGGCACGATCTTCATGGGCCTGGCGACGCCAACCGAAGCCGGCGCGCTCGGCGCCATCGGCGCGCTGGTGCTGGCCGCCATGCACCGGCGCCTGACCTGGACTTTGGTGCGTCAGGCCATGGCCTCGACCATGACGCTGACCTCCATGGTGGTGTTCATCCTGATCGGCTCGACCGTGTTCAGCCTGGTCTTCCAGGGCATGGATGGCGGACGTTGGATCGAGCACATGCTGACGGGCCTGCCTGGCGGTCAGGTCGGCTTCCTGATCTTCGTCAACATTTTCATCTTCTTCCTGGCGTTCTTCCTCGACTTTTTCGAGATCGCCTTCATCGTCATTCCGCTCTTGGCGCCGGTCGCGGCAAAGCTCGGCATCGATCTCATCTGGTTTGGCGTGCTGCTCTGCGTAAACATGCAGACGTCGTTCATGCATCCACCGTTCGGCTTCGCTCTGTTCTATCTGCGCGGCATCGCGCCGCCGCAGGTGAAGAGCTCCGATATCTATTGGGGCGCGCTGCCTTGGGTGGCAATGCAGCTCATCCTCGTGATCGTCGTCATCGCCTGGCCGGAATCAGTCACCTATTGGCTCGATCACGGACCGAAGGTCGATCCAAATTCGGTCAAGATCGAAGTGCCGATGAACGACGCGCCGCCGCCGCTCAAGTTTTGAAGCCTTGAACCCAACCCGTCATTGCAATGACGGGTCGACATAAAAAATCCCCGGCCAAGGCCGGGGATTTCTTTTTTGCAAGGGTGGATCCGATCAGCCGCGAGCGCGGGCGCGGATCATGAAGTTGTCGAAGTTATATTCGGCAACCTGCCACCACAGATATTCGTCGTTGCGGAATGCCATATAGGCATCGTGCATCTTCTTGAACTTCGGATTCTTGGCGGACTGATCCGCATAGACTTCGTTGGCGGCCTTGTAGCAGGCTTCCATCATGTCCTGCGGGAACGGCTTGAGCTGCGTACCAGCCGCAACAAGACGCTTCAGCGCGCCCGGATTGACAGCGTCATACTTCGCTTGGCAATCCTTGTTAGCTGCCTGAGCCGCCGTCTTGACGATCGACTGATAGCTCTTGGGCAGTTCGGCGAGCTTCTTGTCGTTGATGATGAAATGCAGCGCCGCGCCGCCTTCCCACCAACCGGGGAAATGATAGAACGGCGCGACTTTCTGGAAGCCGAGCTTTTCATCATCGTAGGGGCCGACCCATTCGGCCGCATCGATCGTGCCCTTTTCCAGCGCCGGATAGATATCGCCGCCGGCGATGACCTGCGGCACCACGCCGAGCTTGGTCAGCACCGCGCCGGCAAAGCCGCCGATGCGCATCTTGAGACCATCGAGATCCTTGACCGACTTGATCTCCTTGCGGAACCAGCCACCCATCTGCGTGCCGGTGTTGCCGCCGGGGAAACCGACGCCGTTATAGTCCTTGAGGAACTCGTTGATCAGTTCGTTGCCGCCGCCATAGTAGAACCAGGCATCGAGCTGGCGCGAATTGAGACCGAAAGGCACAGCCGTGCCGAAGGCGAAGGTCGGATCCTTGCCCCAATAGTAATACATGCAGGTGTGGCACATCTCGACGGTGTTGTTCTGCACCGCATCAAGCGCCTGGAGAGCCGGGACGATTTCACCGCCGGCGAAGCATTGGATCTGGAACTTGTTGTCAGTCGCTTCAGCCACTGCCTTGGAGAAGGTCTCGGCCGCCCCATAAATGGTGTCCAGGGACTTGGGAAAGCTCGATGTCAGTCGCCATTTGATTTCCGGCGCGCTCTGCGCGATCGCCGGAGCGGCAACAGCTGCGCCTGCGGCGCCAAGACCGGCGGCCTTGATGAACTGACGGCGTTTCATGCTCATGCACTTCTCCCTTCGCGACAATAGTAGAGCCGGCGGATCGCAATTGCCTCCGCTCCTGACCGGCCGTGGTAGCGTTTTGCAGTTTGACGAAGTCAAACGCCACAAAGACGCGTCCGAACCAAAATCCTAGGCGAAATGGCGTTTCTGTCGAAACGCAATTTCGCTCAGGGCCGGGACTATATTTGAACGATTCAGGCCCGTCACCAACACTTGGTGTTTCACAACACCTGCTGGTTTCAGCCCTGTGGATGCTGGATTTTCGCCCCCGTTTGGTCGTTCCCGCGCTTGTTGAATGAGGCTGCTTCGACTATCGGGTTCTACCGTAC from the Beijerinckia sp. 28-YEA-48 genome contains:
- a CDS encoding TRAP transporter large permease subunit, producing MFSHGVMPPLMFAGMICFMVIGFPVAFSLGAVGMFFGLIGILTGHFDASFLQALPLRVYGIISNELLLAIPFFTFMGALLERCGLAEDLLEGTGQLFGPMPGGLAVAVILVGAILGAITGTVAASVIAMGVISLPVMMRYGYDMKLTTGVIAASGTITQLIPPSLVLVVLADQLGKSVGDMYLGAIGPSILQVSIFLLYILALAILRPNAMPPIPPEARQPFGWKLLRRVLWGMIPSIVLIFLVLGTIFMGLATPTEAGALGAIGALVLAAMHRRLTWTLVRQAMASTMTLTSMVVFILIGSTVFSLVFQGMDGGRWIEHMLTGLPGGQVGFLIFVNIFIFFLAFFLDFFEIAFIVIPLLAPVAAKLGIDLIWFGVLLCVNMQTSFMHPPFGFALFYLRGIAPPQVKSSDIYWGALPWVAMQLILVIVVIAWPESVTYWLDHGPKVDPNSVKIEVPMNDAPPPLKF
- a CDS encoding TRAP transporter small permease subunit; translation: MQFLLRLSRGIDALNERVGYLCDYLVLIVCFISGGNALMRYTFSYSSNAFLEIQWYLFGAIVLLGASYTLKRNEHVRVDVLYANLSERGRLIIDAVGFLCFMLPVMIFLIYLSLPVFLRSFANGELSQNAGGLTLWPAKLLLPLGFFLLSLQGVSELIKRCAALMGLIELETKYEKPLQ
- a CDS encoding TRAP transporter substrate-binding protein, with protein sequence MKRRQFIKAAGLGAAGAAVAAPAIAQSAPEIKWRLTSSFPKSLDTIYGAAETFSKAVAEATDNKFQIQCFAGGEIVPALQALDAVQNNTVEMCHTCMYYYWGKDPTFAFGTAVPFGLNSRQLDAWFYYGGGNELINEFLKDYNGVGFPGGNTGTQMGGWFRKEIKSVKDLDGLKMRIGGFAGAVLTKLGVVPQVIAGGDIYPALEKGTIDAAEWVGPYDDEKLGFQKVAPFYHFPGWWEGGAALHFIINDKKLAELPKSYQSIVKTAAQAANKDCQAKYDAVNPGALKRLVAAGTQLKPFPQDMMEACYKAANEVYADQSAKNPKFKKMHDAYMAFRNDEYLWWQVAEYNFDNFMIRARARG